Proteins found in one Pyrus communis chromosome 15, drPyrComm1.1, whole genome shotgun sequence genomic segment:
- the LOC137717623 gene encoding putative disease resistance protein RGA3 isoform X1: MAEALISVLLEQLASVTYQYVGEEVKMVLNAEKDVQEFEAKLKVIGAVLEDAELRQVKEASVRNWLEQLKDVSYKMDNVLDEWKTEILRQQVEKQEEHGGSTSRVTKKKKRAVCFSIPSSCFCFGQVGQVSRVNLRLDIAHKIKSLNENLDVIAEQRETYKFQFTERTTTEQLEREKTSSFVDESIIFGREQQKDVLVSKLLTESSQEERGLLVIPIVGMGGMGKTTLAQLAFNDENVKAWFEIKIWVCVSDPFDEIKIAKAIISGAKGVGPNSDELQDFFQCMSESIKGKKFLLILDDVWTKEQRKWEKLKLPLVQSGAHGSRILVTTRNQVVADMVGAPTHTINLERLSEQNCLSIFNRMAFYNRDKDGVLEAIGEEIAKKCKGLPLAAKTLGSLMRNKKTREEWQEVLNSKIWDYEEVEQQVFQPLLLSYFDLAPAVRRCLLYCVIFPKDHLISKDYLIELWMSQDYLYLKKNMEKKIIGQRFFNNLAVRSFFQNFEEDVLGNIWRCKMHDIVHDFLQYLTQNECFTMEVKGGNDTIEALGDKIRHLTLMLAPEGPLSCVSFSSCDLRTLATFDSKFNAVDSTLISQLKHIRTLNLSGGCIEVLPEEIGELVHLRFIDLSDNDGLKKLPNGVCNLYNLQTLRLRECRKLESLPRSMGKLINLKHLYVEGCDELKYLPKGIGRLTNLRILDRCPVGGGKDDDEAFKLGDLRNLDQLRELGIDIDGDVEVAVGEGEKASTLGNKQQLLELKISFQDREDDEGRRSSSSAETLNFLRPHPNLEFLRIKRHNGSTAPNWIISLNNLRFLSLFEWNECEVLPPLGKLPSLETLCLWGMKGKKVGVEFLGIEKETSSASSCITLFPKLKKLEFLYMEAWEEWKGVEEWKGVEEWKEEDSHITIMPCLSSLDITRCPQLKTLPDFLRKTPLQTLEIISSKSLARGCREGRGKEWPKISHIPNITITPKYSYFDSDDEGEGIVEAEDDVELQERPSTSGEEVRWKGRQSCMHY; this comes from the exons ATGGCTGAGGCACTCATTTCCGTGCTTCTCGAACAACTGGCTTCAGTAACTTACCAATACGTTGGAGAAGAGGTGAAGATGGTTTTGAATGCGGAGAAAGATGTTCAAGAATTCGAGGCCAAACTTAAAGTGATTGGTGCTGTGCTTGAGGATGCGGAGCTGAGGCAGGTAAAGGAGGCCAGCGTCAGAAATTGGCTGGAACAGCTGAAAGATGTGTCGTACAAGATGGACAATGTGCTGGATGAGTGGAAGACTGAAATACTGAGACAACAAGTTGAGAAACAAGAAGAGCACGGTGGAAGTACTTCTCGTGTtactaagaagaagaagagggcgGTATGTTTCTCTATTCCCTCCTCTTGCTTTTGTTTTGGCCAAGTCGGCCAAGTCAGTCGGGTAAATCTTCGTCTTGACATTGCTCATAAGATCAAAAGTCTGAATGAAAATTTAGATGTGATTGCTGAGCAAAGAGAAACATATAAATTTCAATTCACAGAGAGAACGACCACTGAACAACTTGAGCGAGAGAAAACTTCTTCTTTTGTTGATGAATCTATCATATTTGGTAGAGAACAACAAAAGGATGTTTTGGTTAGCAAGTTGTTGACTGAGAGTAGTCAAGAAGAGAGGGGCCTCCTTGTCATCCCCATTGTCGGGATGGGAGGAATGGGGAAGACAACTCTGGCCCAACTGGCTTTTAACGATGAAAATGTTAAAGCTTGGTTTGAGATCAAAATATGGGTTTGTGTTTCAGACCCTTTTGATGAGATCAAAATTGCCAAAGCCATCATTTCTGGTGCCAAAGGTGTCGGCCCAAATTCGGATGAGTTGCAAGATTTCTTTCAATGTATGTCTGAATCCATCAAGGGAAAGAAGTTTCTCCTTATCCTAGACGATGTGTGGACTAAAGAGCAAAGAAAGTGGGAGAAATTGAAGTTGCCATTAGTACAAAGTGGCGCCCATGGCAGTAGAATATTGGTGACCACTAGAAACCAGGTGGTTGCCGATATGGTGGGAGCTCCCACTCACACCATCAATTTGGAGAGGTTGAGCGAACAAAAttgtttgtcaatattcaaccgTATGGCATTTTATAATAGGGATAAGGATGGTGTGTTGGAAGCCATTGGTGAAGAAATAGCAAAAAAGTGCAAGGGTTTGCCTCTTGCTGCAAAGACTCTGGGTAGTCTCATGCGTAACAAGAAAACGAGGGAAGAATGGCAAGAAGTTTTGAACAGTAAGATATGGGACTATGAAGAGGTTGAGCAACAAGTTTTCCAACCACTATTACTGAGTTATTTTGATTTGGCACCTGCGGTCCGACGATGCCTTCTATATTGTGTTATCTTTCCAAAAGATCATTTGATCTCTAAAGATTATTTGATTGAGTTGTGGATGTCACAAGATTATCtctatttgaaaaaaaacatgGAGAAGAAAATAATTGGCCAAAGGTTTTTCAATAACTTAGCAGTGCGATCTTTCTTCCAAAACTTTGAAGAAGATGTTCTAGGAAATATCTGGAGGTGTAAAATGCATGATATTGTGCACGACTTTCTGCAGTATCTTACTCAAAATGAATGCTTTACAATGGAGGTTAAGGGTGGTAACGATACAATAGAGGCCTTGGGTGACAAGATCCGCCATTTGACCTTAATGCTTGCACCCGAGGGTCCACTCTCATGTGTTTCGTTTTCCAGCTGCGATCTACGTACTCTTGCAACTtttgattcaaaatttaatGCTGTGGACTCAACTTTGATCTCGCAGTTGAAACATATTAGGACATTAAATTTGAGTGGTGGTTGTATTGAAGTGCTTCCGGAAGAGATAGGTGAATTGGTGCATCTGAGGTTCATTGATTTGTCTGACAATGATGGTTTGAAAAAGCTACCGAATGGGGTGTGTAATTTATACAATTTGCAGACGTTGCGCCTTCGCGAGTGTAGGAAACTTGAAAGTCTACCTCGGAGCATGGGAAAGTTGATTAACTTAAAGCATCTTTATGTTGAGGGTTGCGATGAGCTGAAGTACTTGCCGAAAGGGATTGGGAGATTAACAAATCTAAGAATACTAGATCGGTGCCCTGTTGGCGGTGGTAAAGACGACGATGAAGCGTTCAAATTGGGAGATTTGAGAAACTTAGACCAACTTCGTGAACTCGGCATAGATATTGATGGGGATGTGGAAGTTGCTGTGGGTGAGGGTGAGAAAGCATCAACCCTAGGGAACAAACAACAACTCTTAgaattgaaaataagttttCAAGATCGGGAAGATGACGAgggaagaagaagcagcagtAGTGCAGAAACACTGAATTTTTTACGACCGCATccaaatttggaatttttaagaattaaaaggCATAATGGAAGCACTGCCCCCAATTGGATCATTTCATTAAACAATTTgagatttctctctctctttgaatggaatgaatgtgAAGTTTTACCTCCTTTGGGAAAATTGCCGTCCCTCGAAACACTCTGCCTTTGGGGCATGAAAGGAAAAAAGGTTGGAGTTGAGTTTCTGGGAATAGAAAAGGAAACGTCATCAGCATCATCATGCATTACTCtattcccaaaattgaaaaaactcGAATTTCTTTACATGGAGGCGTGGGAAGAGTGGAAAGGAGTGGAAGAGTGGAAAGGAGTGGAAGAGTGGAAGGAAGAGGATTCTCATATTACCATAATGCCATGCCTTTCTTCTTTAGATATTACTCGGTGCCCTCAGCTAAAAACACTGCCAGACTTCTTGCGGAAAACACCACTTCAGACACTTGAAATCATTTCCTCTAAGAGTCTTGCACGAGGTTGCCGAGAAGGCAGAGGAAAGGAGTGGCCCAAGATTTCTCACATCCCCAACATCACAATCACGCCTAAATATTCTTATTTTGATTCTGATGATGAGGGCGAAGGCATAGTGGAAGCAGAGGATGATGTTGAGTTGCAGGAGAGGCCTTCCACTTCGG GAGAGGAAGTGAGATGGAAAGGGAGACAAAGCTGCATGCATTACTAG
- the LOC137717546 gene encoding F-box protein At1g47056-like, with protein sequence MGQSASAAANSSRRESNNRIHRSKSKATAAISPMLQAEEEGSEIVDCADFISDLPDECLACIFQSLGSGDRKRCSLVCRRWLRIEGQSRHRLSLSAQSDLLPIIPSLFSRFDAVTKLALKCDRRAVSVGDEALILISLRCRNLTRLKLRACRQLTDAGMMSFAKNCKGLKKLSCGSCTFGAKGMNAVLDNCSALEELSVKRLRGITDGSAAEPIGPGVAAASLKTICLKELYNGQCFGPLIIGAKKLRTLKLFRCSGDWDKLLQVIAERVTSMVEIHLEKLQVSDVGLTAISNCLDLEILHLVKTPECTNVGLVSVAERCKLLRKLHIDGWKANRVGDEGLVSVAKNCANLQELVLIGVNPTKVSLEALASNCPNLERLALCGSDTVGDVEISCIAVKCVALKKLCIKGCPVSDIGLEALAGGCPNMVKVKLKKCRGVTAEGADWLRASRPLLAVNLDTGETIPEAAIDTSVVAHDNSVEFPPLAIQPAFPDIASSSAGRPTFKSRLGLLTGRGFVACTLRRWASNRNHS encoded by the coding sequence ATGGGCCAGTCAGCTTCGGCGGCCGCCAATTCAAGCCGCCGTGAGAGCAACAACCGCATCCATCGATCCAAGTCCAAAGCAACGGCCGCGATCTCCCCGATGCTGCAGGCCGAGGAGGAAGGCTCTGAGATCGTCGACTGCGCCGATTTCATCTCCGATCTTCCCGACGAGTGCTTGGCCTGCATATTCCAGTCCCTCGGCTCCGGCGATCGGAAGCGCTGCTCGCTGGTCTGCCGACGGTGGCTGAGGATCGAGGGACAGAGCCGGCACCGTCTCTCCCTCTCTGCCCAATCGGATCTCCTCCCTATCATTCCTTCCCTGTTCTCCCGCTTCGACGCCGTCACCAAACTCGCCCTCAAATGCGACCGTAGAGCCGTGAGCGTCGGCGACGAGGCGCTCATCCTCATTTCTCTGCGATGCCGCAACCTCACGCGCCTAAAGCTCCGCGCGTGCCGCCAGTTAACCGACGCCGGGATGATGTCGTTCGCCAAAAACTGCAAAGGGTTGAAGAAGCTGTCGTGCGGGTCGTGCACGTTCGGAGCCAAAGGAATGAACGCGGTGCTCGATAATTGCTCAGCTCTGGAAGAGTTATCGGTTAAGCGGCTTCGCGGCATCACCGACGGATCCGCAGCGGAGCCGATCGGTCCCGGCGTGGCAGCCGCGTCGCTCAAAACGATTTGCCTCAAAGAGCTCTACAATGGACAGTGCTTTGGTCCTCTGATAATCGGCGCAAAGAAACTGAGGACTCTGAAGCTCTTCAGGTGCTCCGGCGATTGGGACAAGCTCCTCCAAGTGATAGCTGAGCGAGTGACCTCCATGGTTGAGATCCATCTCGAAAAGCTTCAGGTTAGCGATGTAGGCCTCACTGCCATCTCCAATTGCTTGGATCTGGAGATTCTGCACCTGGTCAAGACCCCCGAGTGCACCAATGTAGGATTGGTCTCCGTCGCCGAACGCTGCAAGCTGCTAAGGAAGCTTCACATTGACGGATGGAAGGCTAATCGAGTAGGCGACGAGGGTTTGGTCTCGGTAGCAAAGAATTGCGCAAACCTTCAGGAATTGGTGCTCATTGGTGTTAATCCAACAAAAGTGAGCTTGGAGGCATTAGCTTCGAATTGCCCCAATCTCGAAAGATTGGCATTGTGCGGAAGCGATACCGTGGGCGATGTCGAGATTTCGTGCATTGCTGTGAAATGCGTGGCGTTGAAGAAGCTCTGCATTAAGGGCTGTCCCGTCTCGGACATCGGCCTCGAAGCGTTGGCCGGTGGTTGCCCTAACATGGTGAAAGTGAAGCTCAAGAAATGCAGAGGAGTAACAGCAGAGGGAGCTGATTGGTTGAGGGCGAGCAGGCCTTTATTGGCCGTGAATTTAGATACAGGTGAAACAATCCCAGAGGCCGCCATTGATACCTCCGTTGTGGCCCACGATAATTCTGTCGAGTTCCCGCCGTTGGCCATCCAACCGGCGTTTCCGGACATTGCCTCAAGCAGTGCTGGGCGGCCGACCTTTAAGTCAAGGTTAGGGCTTTTGACGGGGAGGGGTTTTGTGGCTTGCACTCTGAGAAGGTGGGCGTCGAATCGGAATCATAGTTAG
- the LOC137717623 gene encoding putative disease resistance protein RGA3 isoform X2, protein MAEALISVLLEQLASVTYQYVGEEVKMVLNAEKDVQEFEAKLKVIGAVLEDAELRQVKEASVRNWLEQLKDVSYKMDNVLDEWKTEILRQQVEKQEEHGGSTSRVTKKKKRAVCFSIPSSCFCFGQVGQVSRVNLRLDIAHKIKSLNENLDVIAEQRETYKFQFTERTTTEQLEREKTSSFVDESIIFGREQQKDVLVSKLLTESSQEERGLLVIPIVGMGGMGKTTLAQLAFNDENVKAWFEIKIWVCVSDPFDEIKIAKAIISGAKGVGPNSDELQDFFQCMSESIKGKKFLLILDDVWTKEQRKWEKLKLPLVQSGAHGSRILVTTRNQVVADMVGAPTHTINLERLSEQNCLSIFNRMAFYNRDKDGVLEAIGEEIAKKCKGLPLAAKTLGSLMRNKKTREEWQEVLNSKIWDYEEVEQQVFQPLLLSYFDLAPAVRRCLLYCVIFPKDHLISKDYLIELWMSQDYLYLKKNMEKKIIGQRFFNNLAVRSFFQNFEEDVLGNIWRCKMHDIVHDFLQYLTQNECFTMEVKGGNDTIEALGDKIRHLTLMLAPEGPLSCVSFSSCDLRTLATFDSKFNAVDSTLISQLKHIRTLNLSGGCIEVLPEEIGELVHLRFIDLSDNDGLKKLPNGVCNLYNLQTLRLRECRKLESLPRSMGKLINLKHLYVEGCDELKYLPKGIGRLTNLRILDRCPVGGGKDDDEAFKLGDLRNLDQLRELGIDIDGDVEVAVGEGEKASTLGNKQQLLELKISFQDREDDEGRRSSSSAETLNFLRPHPNLEFLRIKRHNGSTAPNWIISLNNLRFLSLFEWNECEVLPPLGKLPSLETLCLWGMKGKKVGVEFLGIEKETSSASSCITLFPKLKKLEFLYMEAWEEWKGVEEWKGVEEWKEEDSHITIMPCLSSLDITRCPQLKTLPDFLRKTPLQTLEIISSKSLARGCREGRGKEWPKISHIPNITITPKYSYFDSDDEGEGIVEAEDDVELQERPSTSDLQ, encoded by the exons ATGGCTGAGGCACTCATTTCCGTGCTTCTCGAACAACTGGCTTCAGTAACTTACCAATACGTTGGAGAAGAGGTGAAGATGGTTTTGAATGCGGAGAAAGATGTTCAAGAATTCGAGGCCAAACTTAAAGTGATTGGTGCTGTGCTTGAGGATGCGGAGCTGAGGCAGGTAAAGGAGGCCAGCGTCAGAAATTGGCTGGAACAGCTGAAAGATGTGTCGTACAAGATGGACAATGTGCTGGATGAGTGGAAGACTGAAATACTGAGACAACAAGTTGAGAAACAAGAAGAGCACGGTGGAAGTACTTCTCGTGTtactaagaagaagaagagggcgGTATGTTTCTCTATTCCCTCCTCTTGCTTTTGTTTTGGCCAAGTCGGCCAAGTCAGTCGGGTAAATCTTCGTCTTGACATTGCTCATAAGATCAAAAGTCTGAATGAAAATTTAGATGTGATTGCTGAGCAAAGAGAAACATATAAATTTCAATTCACAGAGAGAACGACCACTGAACAACTTGAGCGAGAGAAAACTTCTTCTTTTGTTGATGAATCTATCATATTTGGTAGAGAACAACAAAAGGATGTTTTGGTTAGCAAGTTGTTGACTGAGAGTAGTCAAGAAGAGAGGGGCCTCCTTGTCATCCCCATTGTCGGGATGGGAGGAATGGGGAAGACAACTCTGGCCCAACTGGCTTTTAACGATGAAAATGTTAAAGCTTGGTTTGAGATCAAAATATGGGTTTGTGTTTCAGACCCTTTTGATGAGATCAAAATTGCCAAAGCCATCATTTCTGGTGCCAAAGGTGTCGGCCCAAATTCGGATGAGTTGCAAGATTTCTTTCAATGTATGTCTGAATCCATCAAGGGAAAGAAGTTTCTCCTTATCCTAGACGATGTGTGGACTAAAGAGCAAAGAAAGTGGGAGAAATTGAAGTTGCCATTAGTACAAAGTGGCGCCCATGGCAGTAGAATATTGGTGACCACTAGAAACCAGGTGGTTGCCGATATGGTGGGAGCTCCCACTCACACCATCAATTTGGAGAGGTTGAGCGAACAAAAttgtttgtcaatattcaaccgTATGGCATTTTATAATAGGGATAAGGATGGTGTGTTGGAAGCCATTGGTGAAGAAATAGCAAAAAAGTGCAAGGGTTTGCCTCTTGCTGCAAAGACTCTGGGTAGTCTCATGCGTAACAAGAAAACGAGGGAAGAATGGCAAGAAGTTTTGAACAGTAAGATATGGGACTATGAAGAGGTTGAGCAACAAGTTTTCCAACCACTATTACTGAGTTATTTTGATTTGGCACCTGCGGTCCGACGATGCCTTCTATATTGTGTTATCTTTCCAAAAGATCATTTGATCTCTAAAGATTATTTGATTGAGTTGTGGATGTCACAAGATTATCtctatttgaaaaaaaacatgGAGAAGAAAATAATTGGCCAAAGGTTTTTCAATAACTTAGCAGTGCGATCTTTCTTCCAAAACTTTGAAGAAGATGTTCTAGGAAATATCTGGAGGTGTAAAATGCATGATATTGTGCACGACTTTCTGCAGTATCTTACTCAAAATGAATGCTTTACAATGGAGGTTAAGGGTGGTAACGATACAATAGAGGCCTTGGGTGACAAGATCCGCCATTTGACCTTAATGCTTGCACCCGAGGGTCCACTCTCATGTGTTTCGTTTTCCAGCTGCGATCTACGTACTCTTGCAACTtttgattcaaaatttaatGCTGTGGACTCAACTTTGATCTCGCAGTTGAAACATATTAGGACATTAAATTTGAGTGGTGGTTGTATTGAAGTGCTTCCGGAAGAGATAGGTGAATTGGTGCATCTGAGGTTCATTGATTTGTCTGACAATGATGGTTTGAAAAAGCTACCGAATGGGGTGTGTAATTTATACAATTTGCAGACGTTGCGCCTTCGCGAGTGTAGGAAACTTGAAAGTCTACCTCGGAGCATGGGAAAGTTGATTAACTTAAAGCATCTTTATGTTGAGGGTTGCGATGAGCTGAAGTACTTGCCGAAAGGGATTGGGAGATTAACAAATCTAAGAATACTAGATCGGTGCCCTGTTGGCGGTGGTAAAGACGACGATGAAGCGTTCAAATTGGGAGATTTGAGAAACTTAGACCAACTTCGTGAACTCGGCATAGATATTGATGGGGATGTGGAAGTTGCTGTGGGTGAGGGTGAGAAAGCATCAACCCTAGGGAACAAACAACAACTCTTAgaattgaaaataagttttCAAGATCGGGAAGATGACGAgggaagaagaagcagcagtAGTGCAGAAACACTGAATTTTTTACGACCGCATccaaatttggaatttttaagaattaaaaggCATAATGGAAGCACTGCCCCCAATTGGATCATTTCATTAAACAATTTgagatttctctctctctttgaatggaatgaatgtgAAGTTTTACCTCCTTTGGGAAAATTGCCGTCCCTCGAAACACTCTGCCTTTGGGGCATGAAAGGAAAAAAGGTTGGAGTTGAGTTTCTGGGAATAGAAAAGGAAACGTCATCAGCATCATCATGCATTACTCtattcccaaaattgaaaaaactcGAATTTCTTTACATGGAGGCGTGGGAAGAGTGGAAAGGAGTGGAAGAGTGGAAAGGAGTGGAAGAGTGGAAGGAAGAGGATTCTCATATTACCATAATGCCATGCCTTTCTTCTTTAGATATTACTCGGTGCCCTCAGCTAAAAACACTGCCAGACTTCTTGCGGAAAACACCACTTCAGACACTTGAAATCATTTCCTCTAAGAGTCTTGCACGAGGTTGCCGAGAAGGCAGAGGAAAGGAGTGGCCCAAGATTTCTCACATCCCCAACATCACAATCACGCCTAAATATTCTTATTTTGATTCTGATGATGAGGGCGAAGGCATAGTGGAAGCAGAGGATGATGTTGAGTTGCAGGAGAGGCCTTCCACTTCGG ACCTCCAGTAG
- the LOC137717633 gene encoding mannose-P-dolichol utilization defect 1 protein homolog 2-like, producing MKVLGIDFSCALGALGDGHFPDKDCLLPLISKLLGYAIVAASTTVKLPQIIKILQHGSVRGLSIISFELEVVGYTIALAYCLHKGLPFSAYGELAFLLIQALILIAIIYYYSRPMSTRTMITALLYCAVAPTILAGQIDPVLFEALYASQHAIFLGAKIPQIWANFSNKSTGELSFLTNLMNFAGSMVRVFTSIQEQAPKSVLLGSVIGIATNFTLLSQILIYQKQKPRAEKGKKTE from the exons ATGAAGGTCCTAGGAATCGATTTCAGCTGCGCCTTGGGGGCCCTCGGCGACGGCCACTTCCCCGACAAAGATTGCTTGCTGCCCCTTATTTCCAAGCTTCTCGGCTACGCCATCGTCGCCGCTTCCACCACCGTGAAACTTCCTCAG ATAATAAAAATTTTGCAACATGGAAGTGTCAGAGGTCTTAGTATTATCTCTTTTGAGCTCGAAGTAGTTGGTTACACCATTGCTCTGGCGTATTGCCTTCATAAAGGGCTTCCGTTCTCAGCTTATGGGGAATTGGCCTTTCTTTTGATCCAAG CTCTAATATTGATTGCCATTATCTATTATTACTCCCGACCTATGAGTACCAGAACAATGATCACGGCGTTACT ATATTGTGCTGTAGCACCAACAATATTAGCTGGCCAGATAGATCCTGTTCTCTTTGAGGCTCTATAT GCATCCCAGCATGCAATCTTTCTCGGTGCCAAGATCCCACAGATATGGGCGAACTTTTCT AATAAAAGTACAGGGGAGCTCAGCTTCTTAACGAACTTAATGAATTTTGCAGGTTCCATGG TGAGAGTTTTCACCAGCATCCAAGAACAAGCACCCAAAAGTG TTCTGTTGGGCTCTGTGATTGGCATCGCAACGAATTTTACCCTCCTGAGTCAGATACTGATATACCAAAAGCAAAAGCCGCGTGCTGAGAAGGGAAAGAAAACGGAGTAG
- the LOC137718303 gene encoding protein DCL homolog, chloroplastic-like — MTTTTTTTRMATLNPALLRTFSFLCARVHHRRLGLGLAVPSGRAWCSVASESTRPDSLSSSADSSALREVLSVKEPPKYPRWDDPDYCKWKDKEREILNDIEPVVLLAKEILHSDRYMDGERLTEEDEKVVVERLLAHHPHSEDKIGCAIDSIMVDRHPQFKHSRCLFVIRTDGVWIYFSYQKCLRAYIRDKYPSHADRFIREHFKRGSG, encoded by the exons atgacgacgacgacgacgacgacgcgAATGGCGACTCTGAATCCGGCGCTGCTGCGAACATTTTCGTTCCTCTGCGCGCGAGTCCACCACCGACGCCTGGGCCTCGGGCTTGCGGTCCCGAGCGGCAGGGCGTGGTGCAGCGTGGCGAGCGAGTCGACTCGGCCGGATAGTCTATCGTCCTCGGCGGACAGTTCCGCGCTGAGAGAAGTGCTGAGCGTGAAGGAGCCGCCGAAGTACCCTCGCTGGGACGACCCCGACTACTGCAAGTGGAAGGATAAGGAACGGGAGATTTTAAACGACATCGAGCCCGTCGTTTTGCTGGCCAAGGAGATTCTGCACTCTGATAG GTACATGGATGGTGAGCGGCTGACGGAGGAAGATGAAAAGGTTGTGGTGGAAAGGCTTCTTGCTCATCATCCACACTCAGAGGATAAAATTGGCTGCGCAATTGATTCTATCATG GTTGATCGGCATCCCCAATTTAAACACTCAAGGTGCCTATTTGTCATCAGAACTGATGGTGTATGGATATACTTCTCCTACCAGAAGTGTCTTCGAGCATATATCCGAGATAAGTACCCATCCCATGCAGATAGATTCATTCGGGAACATTTTAAACGTGGTAGTGGCTAA
- the LOC137718491 gene encoding protein DCL homolog, chloroplastic-like, giving the protein MTTTTRMAILNPLLLRTVSFLCARVHHRRLGLGLAVPSGRAWCSGASESTRPESLLSSAGRSALREVLSVKEPPKYPRWDDPDYCKWKDKERDILNDIEPVVLLAKEILHSDRYMDGERLTEEDEKVVVERLLAHHPHSEDKIGCAIDSIMVDRHPQFKRSRCLFVIRTDGVWIDFSYQKCLRAYIQDKYPSHADRFIREHFKRGSG; this is encoded by the exons ATGACGACGACGACGCGAATGGCGATTCTGAACCCGTTGCTGCTGCGTACAGTTTCGTTCCTCTGCGCGCGAGTCCACCACCGACGCCTGGGCCTCGGGCTTGCGGTCCCGAGCGGCAGGGCGTGGTGCAGCGGGGCGAGCGAGTCGACTCGGCCGGAGAGTCTATTGTCCTCGGCGGGCAGGTCTGCACTGAGAGAAGTGCTAAGCGTGAAGGAGCCACCGAAGTACCCTCGCTGGGACGACCCTGACTACTGCAAGTGGAAGGATAAGGAACGGGATATTTTAAACGACATCGAGCCCGTCGTTTTGCTGGCCAAGGAGATTCTGCACTCTGATAG GTATATGGATGGTGAGCGGCTGACGGAGGAAGATGAAAAGGTTGTGGTGGAAAGGCTTCTTGCTCATCATCCACACTCAGAGGATAAAATTGGCTGCGCAATTGATTCTATCATG GTTGATCGGCATCCCCAATTTAAACGCTCGAGGTGCCTATTTGTCATAAGAACTGATGGTGTATGGATAGACTTCTCCTACCAGAAGTGTCTCCGAGCATATATCCAAGATAAGTACCCATCCCATGCAGATAGATTCATTCGGGAACATTTTAAACGTGGTAGTGGCTAA